The nucleotide sequence AGCGCACTGCCTTTTCCAGTAGAGCAACAATCCGGTATGCCCGCAGTGTTGAATCGGAAGCTGCGTGAAGGCGAGATTGATATGGCAGCCATCTCCTCATTTGCCTTCGGAGTATCGTCGAATGATTACTATGTGTTGCCGAATTTGTCTGTAAGCACAGCAGGACGAGTGCAGTCCATCTTGCTGTTTTTAAAGTCACCGCTAGAGAAAGTACTACAGGGGACGATTGCTTTAACAACAACGTCAGCAACATCAGTTAATTTGCTCAAGATTATTATGGAGAAATTTTATGGGGGTAAGCCTTCATACATCGATGCTGAGCCTTCGCTTGAGCAGATGTTAGAGCATGCAGATGCAGCGTTACTCATTGGAGATCACGCGATTCGTGCTTCGTGGCAGAATAAACAGTATCAAGTACTCGATCTTGGTGAAGTCTGGCATCTATGGACTGGTCATTGGATGACTTATGCGTTATGGGCCGTGCACCGAGAAACCGCAGAACAATTTCCGGAAGCAATACTGGCGATCTATGAAGCGTTGGTTGCGAGCAAGCAACGTACAGCGATGAATCCGGAAGTCATTGTGGACAAAGCGATTACGCAAATTGGGGGAACTGCACTGTATTGGCGGAACTACTTTGCGAACTTATGCCATGATTTTGGATCGGAGCAGAAAGCGGGATTGCAGCTTTACTGGCAATATGCGTTAGAGCTTGGCTTAATTAAACAGCCGGTTGAACTGATCGAATTGCCGCTAGGGCGCAATGTGTCTAATTTAATTTAATCTTATTGAAGTCGCGGGTGAACCTATGAAAATAATGCAACTTTATGCATCGATGAAGTCAGATCTGCAATCGATTGAGGATATGATGGCGAAGACGGTGAGGTCCGATCTTCCACTTTTAAGCGAAACCTCATTACATCTATTAAAAGCAGGGGGCAAGCGACTTCGCCCTGTTTTCGTGCTATTATCAGGCAAGTTCGGAGATTATTCACTCGAAACGCTAAAGCACGTTGCTGTACCGCTCGAACTCATTCATATGGCGACTCTTGTGCATGATGATGTTATTGACGATGCTGATACTCGGCGGGGTCAATTAACGGTCAAGTCCAAATGGGATAATAAAATTGCAATGTACACGGGTGACTTTATTTATGCGAAAGCACTCACTGTCGTAACTAAATTGCCTAATGTCCGAATCCATCAAACGCTATCCAATGCGATTGTTCAGATGTGTCTAGGTGAGATGGAGCAAATACGCGACTTCTTCAATGTCGAGCAGAGTGTGCGTAACTACTTGCTCCGCATTCGGCGGAAGACCGCGCTCCTAATCGCAATTAGCTGTCAGCTTGGGGCGATCGCAACGAATGCACCAGCACGGATAAGCGACGCATTATATCGCTTCGGTTATAATGTGGGTATGGCATTTCAAATCGGGGATGACTTGCTCGACCTGTGCGGAACGGAAAAAACAATTGGTAAACCACCAGGAAGTGATTTGCGACAAGGCAATATTACATTACCCGTCTTATACGCTCTTGAGGATGCGGATATTCGGGATCGGCTATTGCGCGAAATCAGCCTCATTCGTGAGAGTGAAGGGAGTGTCAGTTCTGTAGCCGCTGTTAAGCTTGTACGTGCGAGCAGTGGGATCGCTAAAGCTGAACAGATGTCTGATCGATACATCGCGAAAGCTTTAAAGGCGCTTGATACTTTGCCAGATAATAATGCTAGACGGAATCTTCATGATATTGCTCGATTTGTAGCTAAGCGCAGTTATTAAGCTGGATTGAATGTGTTAGAATAGACGATAACCCCAATGGATGTGAGGAGTGACGATATGGAAAGAACCTACTTGATGGTCAAGCCAGACGGCGTTCAAAGAGGTTTAATCGGTGAAATCGTATCGCGGTTTGAACGTAAAGGCTTGAAGCTTGTTGGCGCGAAGCTAATGAATGTAACGTTGGATCGGGCTCAACGCCATTATGCGGAGCATGAAGGAAAAGATTTCTATAATCGTCTATTGGAATTTATTACAGCAGGTCCAGTATTCGCGATGGTATGGGAAGGCGATCAAGCGGTAGGGTTATGCCGAGCATTAATCGGTAAGACGAATGCGCTTGAAGCAGCACCTGGAACAATTCGCAGTGATTTTGCAATACATACGAATTTCAATCTTATTCACGGCTCGGACTCGATCGAGAGCGCAGCACGTGAAATTGCGATATTCTTCTCGGAAGAAGAGTTAGTATCCTATGACAAAGTCATTCAGGTGTGGATATGATTAATAAGCTTCCAGAGGATGAAGATTTTTCACAATTTATTGCGAATATAAAAAAATCTACTTCGATAGATCTTTCGCAGTATAAGGAAAATCAAATGCGAAGAAGGTTGACAACTTTACGCTTAAAGCATGGATTTTCTACATTTGATCAATATTATAGTGCACTTCTGTCGGACTCACGATTAAAAAATGAGTTTTTGGATCGGATGACGATTAACGTATCCGAGTTTTGGCGCAATTCGAATCGATGGACGATGCTAGTAGATAAGTTTCTTCCACAGATGATCAAGACGAATTCTAGGCTTAACATCTGGAGCGCTGCATGCTCTACGGGAGAAGAACCGTATACGATTGGGATGATTCTCGATACACTCGGAGTTCTCGAACGAAGCTCTTTGCTGGCGACAGATTTGGATGAAGGTGTAATTGCGAAGGCAAAGGAAGGCTCCTATTTAGAACGTTCGCTTCGTGAAGTGCCACCCGACTATAAAAATAAATATTTCAAAGCTGTTGATGGTGCATTCCAAGTGGATGATCGACTGAAGCGAGCAGTAAAGTATCAGAAGCATAATTTACTGCTTGACTCATTCGGTACGCAATATGATTTAATCGTATGTCGCAATGTGATGATCTATTTTACAGAAGATGCTAAAGCAATCCTCTATACGAAATTCGCCAAAGCACTCAAACCAGGTGGCCTGTTATTCGTTGGAAGTACAGAACAAATTTTTTCTCCTGCACAGTATGGTCTTGAAACAGCGGAAACTTTTTTTTACCGTAAAATGATTTAACGTATGTTTATATGCCTTCCAACCGATAATAAACTTATTCAGGCTTGACGGAGGGACATATGGACAAAAGAAAAGTGATCACCGCTTATCGGCGAGGGTTAATCTCTGTTCAAGAATGTGCGCAAATTCTCGGTTTAGAAAATGTGCAGCTACTTTCTCTCATGAGAGAATCTCAATTTGGACCTTCTGCAACTAATAAGCATCAGCAGTCCGTCCGTACTTGACGGGCTGTTTTCTTGTCAAACACTTTAACGCTGTAATATAATGAGCAAAGGTATTTACGGTCATGGGGCAAAGAGGGGGAGCTAACTTGAGTTTACGATATTTAACAGCGGGTGAAACACACGGTCCGCAGCTTACAGCTATTATTGAGGGATTACCTAGTAATTTGGAACTTGATTTCGAGGCTATTAATTTTCAGTTGCAACGTCGTCAGAAAGGTCATGGACGTGGACGTCGCATGCAAATTGAGACGGATACGGCTCAAATCGTAGGTGGCGTGCGACACGGTCGTACGACTGGGGCACCAGTTGCGCTCGTTGTTGAGAATAAAGACTGGAAGCACTGGACAACAGTTATGAACGTAGAGCCGGTTGAAGGCGGAGATGAAGCGAAGCGTCGTGTTCATCGCCCTCGTCCGGGACATGCCGATTTGAACGGTGGTTTGAAGTACAATTTGAAAGATTTGCGAAACGTGCTTGAGCGTTCAAGTGCTCGTGAAACGGCGGCTCGTGTTGCAGTTGGTGCGATTGCTCGTCAATTGCTAGAGAAGTTCGGAGTGAAGGTAGCAGGTCACGTCGTATCGATCGGCGAAGTCGTCGCACAAACGCCTAACGTTTCCATTGATGAATTGATTGAAATTACAGAGCAGTCTCCTGTAAGAGTTGTAGATAAAGTTGCTGAACAGAAAATGACTGAACTGATCGATCGTATGAAGCAAGAAGGCGATACGATTGGTGGCGTTGTTGAATGTATCGTTGAAGGCTTGCCGGTTGGTTTAGGAAGTCACGTGCAATGGGATCGCAAGCTCGATTCACGAATTGCACAAGCCGTCGTCTCAATCAATGCGTTCAAAGGCGTTGAGATTGGGATCGGATTTGAAGCAGGCCGTCGCAACGGTTCGGTGGTCCATGACCCGATTCTTCATTCACCGGAAAAAGGCTTCCACCGCGCATCTAACAATGCAGGTGGAATCGAAGGCGGAATGTCAACGGGAGAACCTATCGTAGTACGTGGTGTAATGAAGCCAATTCCTACGTTGTATAAGCCACTAGCTAGTGTGGATATCGATACTAAGGAAGAATACACAGCACAGGTTGAGCGTTCAGATGCTTGTGCGGTACCTGCGGCGAGCGTCGTAATGGAGCACGTTGTAACATGGGAAATTGCGAAGGCGTTTCTTGAAAAATTCGGCGGCGATTCGATAGAAGAGATTCAAGCGAATGTCGACAACTATTTGCGCCAAGTAGAGGCATACTAATGGCTAACGAAACGCGCGAGTTAACAGTTGAGCTAGGGGATCGATCCTACCCGATCTATATCGGGTCAGGATTGTTGGCGCGTACGGGACAATTGTTCGCTGAACGAGGTTTCTCAGTAAAGTCGCCTGTCATGCTTGTGACAGACGCTTCTGTCGAAGGACTATATGCCGAAGCAGTGGAGAAAGCTTTAAGTGACTCCGGGTATAAAGTGACGACAGCGGTTGTTCCTTCAGGTGAAACGAGCAAATCGCTCGAGATGCTCGATGAACTCGTCGGTGTTGCTCTGCAAGCTGGGCTTGATCGTCGGTCGACCGTTATCGCCCTTGGAGGCGGTGTTGTCGGTGATCTCGCTGGCTTCGTTGCTGCTTCGTACATGCGTGGTGTTCGCTTTGTACAAATTCCGACGACAATTCTCGCTCATGATAGCAGTGTAGGTGGAAAAGTCGCGGTTAACCATCGATTAGCCAAAAATATTATCGGCGCTTTCTATCAACCTGAGTTTGTACTCTATGACTTGGATACGTTAGCGAGTCTGCCAATGCGTGAAGTGCGCGCGGGACTGTCTGAGGTCATTAAGCATGGACTGATCTGGAACGCCGACTTTGTCAGCTGGTGCGAGGACAATGTAGAGCGACTACTAGGCTTGGAGCCGGATGCGCTTGGTTATGCGCTCTATGAAGGCTGTCGCGTGAAGTCAATCGTCGTTTCGCGGGATGAACGGGAAAATGATTTGCGTGCTATTTTGAATTTGGGTCATACGATTGGTCATGCGTTAGAGGCGGTCGCGGGTTATGGTGTTCTTGCTCATGGCGAAGCGATTGCGATTGGGATGATCGGGTCAGCACGATTGGCAACAAGATTTGGATACGACAGCGAGATTGAAGTTGTGACTGAGCGAATATTCCGCAAGTTTGGTTTGCCGGTGCGCATTCCAGAAGGAATCGCGACGGAAGAGGTCATGGCGGCGATGCTACACGATAAGAAGTTTTTGGAAGGACAGATGGTGTTCGTCGTTCCTACTGCGATCGGCAGCGTTGAAATTCGGAATGATGTACAAATCGAATGGGTTAGCGAGATTGTGGATGGTTTAAGAGAGGGGAACTAGTCGATCATGAGCGTTAGAGGGATACGCGGTGCAATTACAGTTGAAGTAAATGAAGTCGATGAAATATTGGATGCAACGATTCGCTTGTTAGAGGGGATCGTGGAAGTCAATCAGTTTGCACCAGAGGATATTTGTAGTGTACTCGTTACAGTGACGCAGGATTTGGATGCGACATTCCCTGCGCGTGCAATTCGTCAAATGGCCGGCTGGGAGCTAGTACCGCTCATGTGCTCGCTAGAGGTGCCAGTCAAAGGTAGCTTGGAAAAATGCATTCGCCTCATGGTGCACGTGAACACAGATGCGTCCCAATCCGATATCCGCCACGTTTACTTAGAAGGCGCATCGGTGCTCCGTCCTGATCTGAAGGCATAGTGGGTGCACGCGCTAAGACCGCGAAACGGTCTTAGAACGGCAAAAGTAGCTCCGCCGCATGCACTAAGACCGCGAGACGGTCTTAGAAGCACAAAAGTAGCACCGCCGCATGCGCTAAGACCGCGAAACGGTCTTAGAACGGCAAAAGTAGCACCGCCGCATGCGCTAAGACCGCGAAACGGTCTTAGAACCGTAAAAGTAGCACCGCTGCATGCGCTAAGACCGCGAAACGGTCTTAGAAGCACAAAAGTAGCACCGCCGCATGCGCTAAGACCGCGAAACGGTCTTAGAACGGCAAAAGTAGCACCGCCGCATGCGCTAAGACTGCGAAACAAGCCTAATACTCGTTTCACATCTAGGAATATGATATTATTAATAATAAATATAGCACGTGAAGCACACGTCGTTTGTCTCCAATGGAGCAAGCGGCGTTTTTTGCGTCTATATCACTTTGTAGACTATGGAGGGGGATTAGTGTGATAAAGGAATATGAGAAGTTTTTGGCGGAACAGATCAAAGCAGCGACAGGTATGCGATTAGAGATGTTGAAGAAGCACGGTGCAGGGGAGAAGAAGTTACTATTAGACATTTTGTGGCCGGTGTTTAAGAGTTTCAATGGGATTATTCTAGAGCACGAAATTACAACGATCACTGGTGTAAAAGCTTATATCGATGCTTATATTCCAATATTTGGGTTGGGAATAGAAGGAGAAGGGTTTGTACCACATGCGGAACAACTGACTAGAGATCGCTTTGATTTCAGTCGAAATAAGATTCGTTCTACTGCAGTACAGGGTATAACCTATTTTCCTTTTACATGGGATGAGATGGACAAGAAGACGGAGTTGTGTAAACGCTCGCTCTATGAATTTTTAGGTAGAAAAACAACAGGATTATCAATTGAATATCAACAACTGTCACTTCATGAAAGAGAAGTGCTTCGATATGCCATTCGCCTTAACCGTCCAATTAGGTTGCAAGATGTTTGTGAATGCTTAAATATTCGAAGAGATCTTGGTTACAAAGTAATTCGAACATTGGTTGCTAATAAAATCTTTAGTCCATTGAACCCTCAATTTAAACGAAATCACTACTACGAATTGGTGGAGGAGGCACGTAAGCTATTGTGGTGAATGAAATATTGTGGGAGATTTGATGTGGTAGGAGTAGAGATTGGTATGATGTGTGATGTTGAGGTAAGGAGTACTTGAGGATACTGATGTAGTGGTTTGAACAGAGAGGAAGCTGAGTTGTGTATGAAATGAATGGGAGTTGGTGTTGCAATTTCATTCAAATGAGTTGACGATATCCGCATGACGGTGCTATATTAGATAACATATTGAACAGAGGCGGAACGGTCGGCCAGAGGGACGACAACTTACGCTGATGTGTGAGCTGAGTAGAGATGAGTTGAGCGGAGTTACTGTAACCACGCGCTGTTTTGTTTTATGCGCATGGGAAGTCAGTCTCTAATCTTATGCGATAACGCGCATCTCTGCGAAGCAGAGATGCTTTTTTTATGGAATCAACCGATGTTTGAAGAAATAAGTCGGCGAAACCGACTTAAATGCCCAAAACAAGCAGCACGAAGCGCAGTAAGTCGGCGAAACCGACTTAAATGCCCAAAACAAGCAGCACGAAGCGCAGTAAGTCGGCGAAACCGACTTAAATGCCCAAAACAGGCAGCACAAAGCGCACTAAGTCGGCGAAACCGACTTAAATGCCCAGAACATGCTGCACGAAGCGCAATAAGTCGGCGAAACCGACTTAAATGCTCAAAACATGCTACACGAAGCGCAATAAGTCGGCGAAACCGACTTAAATGCTCAAAACAAGCAGCATGAAGCCCACTAAGTCGGTGAAACCGACTTAAATGCCTAAATCATGCAAAAAACCACCTACCAACATAATGGGAGAGATGCGATATGGATCAACAGGAACTGCAAGGAATCATCGCAATGGCAGGGCAATATAATGTGATCCCCGTAGTTCGTAGATTGATGGCGGATACGGAAACGCCGATTCGTGTTTTCCAGCATTTAAGCAAGGATAAGCGTGCATTCCTCCTTGAAAGCGTTGAGGGAGGTACGAAGTGGGCACGCTATTCGTTCATAGGTACAGATCCATTTCTACTCCTCAAATTAAAGCATAATAAGCTCACTCTGGAGCAGAACAAAACAATTGAAACCTATGAAACGAACGAACCGCTGCAATTGCTACGAGAAAAGCTTCGTGCCTATCGCAGTCCTTCGATAGCTGAGCTACCTCCATTCACAGGTGGAGCGATTGGGTTTTTCGGATATGATTTACTCCAATATTATGAGAAGAAGCTACCACCTCATCGTACGGACGATTTGAACATGGACGATATGCAATTTATGTTTTGTGATCAGATTATCGTATTCGACCACTTCAAACAGCAGGTTCTTGTCATCGGTAACGTTCATATTGCAGAGGGTGCATCTGACAAAGAGATCGAACTCAACTATGCAGCGGTATGTGGGAAGATCGACGAAACGATCGACAGATTACAGCAACCGATTCAAGTGCGCGTATCGAAAGGTGCTCCACCACAAGATCCTGAGTTAGGTGAAATTCATTCCAACCTAACGAAGCAGCAATTCATCGATAATGTGAATCAAGCGAAGGAGTACATTCGTGCGGGCGATATTTTCCAAGTGGTGCTCTCCCAACGATTTCACATTGAGACAGAAGTTGATCCTCTTCATGTCTATCGCGTACTAAGGACGATGAATCCATCTCCATATATGTATTATCTGAAGCTAGATGATGAAGTTATCGTCGGTACATCACCGGAATTGCTCGTTAAGGTCGATGACGGTCAAGTTGAGACTCGTCCAATTGCAGGCACACGCCCACGCGGTCGAACCCCTGAAGAAGATTTAGCTCTCGAAAAAGAACTGTTAGCGGATGAAAAAGAACGCGCGGAGCATGTCATGCTCGTCGATCTTGGCCGTAACGATATCGGTCGAGTAGCGACGTTCGGAACGGTAAAATGCGACAGCTATATGGAGATTGAACGCTATTCCCATGTCATGCACATCGTATCGAATGTGACGGGACAACTGAGACCAGATAAAGATTTTTACGATGCTTTCTTGTCCTGCTTACCAGCAGGTACTGTATCAGGCGCTCCCAAGCTGCGGGCGATGGAGATTATTTCTGAACTGGAAAATGAAGCTCGAGGCGCGTACGCCGGGGCAATTGGTTATCTTGGTTTTTCGGGAAATTTGAATACTTGCATTACGATTCGGACAATCGTATTCAAGCATGGCAAAGCATATGTACAAGCGGGAGCTGGTATCGTATGGGATTCCGTTCCAGAGAATGAATATCAAGAAACTGTCAATAAAGCAAAGGGAATGCTGAAGGCGATTCGCTCTGCGGAAGCGGCATTTCCACAAAGTATGGGCAAAAACGGATTTCCGTTCGCAGTAGCGGGCGACCGTCGCACGAATTTAGACTACGATTAAGTTCAGGAGGGTGTTAATCATGAGCGAAATAACGACGTTTACTTTACCGCAAGCGTTAGCGAAGTTGATGAATGGCGATACGTTAACCCGGGACGAGGCATACGCTGCAATGACGACGATTATGAAGGGCGATGCTACTGCGGCACAAATCGGTGGACTCGTTACCGCACTTCGAATGAAGGGTGAAACGGTAGATGAGATTACAGGTTTCGCTGAAGCGATGCGTTCTTTGTCCGATCATGTAACGACTTCAAATGAGCGGTTACTAGATACCTGTGGTACGGGTGGATCAGGAATTCACAAATTCAATATTTCAACTTCATCGGCGATTATCGCTGCGGCGGCAGGAGTTCGTGTTGCAAAGCACGGCAATCGTGCCATGTCAGGTAAAGCGGGTAGTGCTGATGTACTTGAGGCGTTAGGCATCAACATTAACTTAACAGCAGAACAAGCGGCATTATGTCTAGAACGAACAGGCATTTGCTTCATGTTTGCACAGCTGTATCACCCGGCGTTGAAGCATGCTGCAGCACCGCGACGCGAGCTAGGGATTCGAACGATTTTCAATATGTTAGGACCTCTCGCCAATCCAGCAAAAGCGGATCGT is from Candidatus Cohnella colombiensis and encodes:
- the ndk gene encoding nucleoside-diphosphate kinase; the protein is MERTYLMVKPDGVQRGLIGEIVSRFERKGLKLVGAKLMNVTLDRAQRHYAEHEGKDFYNRLLEFITAGPVFAMVWEGDQAVGLCRALIGKTNALEAAPGTIRSDFAIHTNFNLIHGSDSIESAAREIAIFFSEEELVSYDKVIQVWI
- a CDS encoding menaquinone biosynthesis protein, translated to MNSDLQRPITIGRISYTNVWPVVHGFETSALPFPVEQQSGMPAVLNRKLREGEIDMAAISSFAFGVSSNDYYVLPNLSVSTAGRVQSILLFLKSPLEKVLQGTIALTTTSATSVNLLKIIMEKFYGGKPSYIDAEPSLEQMLEHADAALLIGDHAIRASWQNKQYQVLDLGEVWHLWTGHWMTYALWAVHRETAEQFPEAILAIYEALVASKQRTAMNPEVIVDKAITQIGGTALYWRNYFANLCHDFGSEQKAGLQLYWQYALELGLIKQPVELIELPLGRNVSNLI
- the trpE gene encoding anthranilate synthase component I, whose amino-acid sequence is MDQQELQGIIAMAGQYNVIPVVRRLMADTETPIRVFQHLSKDKRAFLLESVEGGTKWARYSFIGTDPFLLLKLKHNKLTLEQNKTIETYETNEPLQLLREKLRAYRSPSIAELPPFTGGAIGFFGYDLLQYYEKKLPPHRTDDLNMDDMQFMFCDQIIVFDHFKQQVLVIGNVHIAEGASDKEIELNYAAVCGKIDETIDRLQQPIQVRVSKGAPPQDPELGEIHSNLTKQQFIDNVNQAKEYIRAGDIFQVVLSQRFHIETEVDPLHVYRVLRTMNPSPYMYYLKLDDEVIVGTSPELLVKVDDGQVETRPIAGTRPRGRTPEEDLALEKELLADEKERAEHVMLVDLGRNDIGRVATFGTVKCDSYMEIERYSHVMHIVSNVTGQLRPDKDFYDAFLSCLPAGTVSGAPKLRAMEIISELENEARGAYAGAIGYLGFSGNLNTCITIRTIVFKHGKAYVQAGAGIVWDSVPENEYQETVNKAKGMLKAIRSAEAAFPQSMGKNGFPFAVAGDRRTNLDYD
- the aroH gene encoding chorismate mutase; the encoded protein is MSVRGIRGAITVEVNEVDEILDATIRLLEGIVEVNQFAPEDICSVLVTVTQDLDATFPARAIRQMAGWELVPLMCSLEVPVKGSLEKCIRLMVHVNTDASQSDIRHVYLEGASVLRPDLKA
- a CDS encoding protein-glutamate O-methyltransferase CheR; translation: MINKLPEDEDFSQFIANIKKSTSIDLSQYKENQMRRRLTTLRLKHGFSTFDQYYSALLSDSRLKNEFLDRMTINVSEFWRNSNRWTMLVDKFLPQMIKTNSRLNIWSAACSTGEEPYTIGMILDTLGVLERSSLLATDLDEGVIAKAKEGSYLERSLREVPPDYKNKYFKAVDGAFQVDDRLKRAVKYQKHNLLLDSFGTQYDLIVCRNVMIYFTEDAKAILYTKFAKALKPGGLLFVGSTEQIFSPAQYGLETAETFFYRKMI
- the aroB gene encoding 3-dehydroquinate synthase, translated to MANETRELTVELGDRSYPIYIGSGLLARTGQLFAERGFSVKSPVMLVTDASVEGLYAEAVEKALSDSGYKVTTAVVPSGETSKSLEMLDELVGVALQAGLDRRSTVIALGGGVVGDLAGFVAASYMRGVRFVQIPTTILAHDSSVGGKVAVNHRLAKNIIGAFYQPEFVLYDLDTLASLPMREVRAGLSEVIKHGLIWNADFVSWCEDNVERLLGLEPDALGYALYEGCRVKSIVVSRDERENDLRAILNLGHTIGHALEAVAGYGVLAHGEAIAIGMIGSARLATRFGYDSEIEVVTERIFRKFGLPVRIPEGIATEEVMAAMLHDKKFLEGQMVFVVPTAIGSVEIRNDVQIEWVSEIVDGLREGN
- the trpD gene encoding anthranilate phosphoribosyltransferase, yielding MSEITTFTLPQALAKLMNGDTLTRDEAYAAMTTIMKGDATAAQIGGLVTALRMKGETVDEITGFAEAMRSLSDHVTTSNERLLDTCGTGGSGIHKFNISTSSAIIAAAAGVRVAKHGNRAMSGKAGSADVLEALGININLTAEQAALCLERTGICFMFAQLYHPALKHAAAPRRELGIRTIFNMLGPLANPAKADRQLIGLYDRERTATVAEVLSRLGLKRAMVVASHDGLDEISISAPTKVSELRDGVVTTYDITPEQLGLSTVSLGEVQGGDATINAKLIHRVLSGEKSAYRDVVLANAGACVYVAGLADTLVEGVQIAAQTIDSGKAAAKLEQWIATTGEVSHVS
- a CDS encoding polyprenyl synthetase family protein, with translation MKIMQLYASMKSDLQSIEDMMAKTVRSDLPLLSETSLHLLKAGGKRLRPVFVLLSGKFGDYSLETLKHVAVPLELIHMATLVHDDVIDDADTRRGQLTVKSKWDNKIAMYTGDFIYAKALTVVTKLPNVRIHQTLSNAIVQMCLGEMEQIRDFFNVEQSVRNYLLRIRRKTALLIAISCQLGAIATNAPARISDALYRFGYNVGMAFQIGDDLLDLCGTEKTIGKPPGSDLRQGNITLPVLYALEDADIRDRLLREISLIRESEGSVSSVAAVKLVRASSGIAKAEQMSDRYIAKALKALDTLPDNNARRNLHDIARFVAKRSY
- the aroC gene encoding chorismate synthase is translated as MSLRYLTAGETHGPQLTAIIEGLPSNLELDFEAINFQLQRRQKGHGRGRRMQIETDTAQIVGGVRHGRTTGAPVALVVENKDWKHWTTVMNVEPVEGGDEAKRRVHRPRPGHADLNGGLKYNLKDLRNVLERSSARETAARVAVGAIARQLLEKFGVKVAGHVVSIGEVVAQTPNVSIDELIEITEQSPVRVVDKVAEQKMTELIDRMKQEGDTIGGVVECIVEGLPVGLGSHVQWDRKLDSRIAQAVVSINAFKGVEIGIGFEAGRRNGSVVHDPILHSPEKGFHRASNNAGGIEGGMSTGEPIVVRGVMKPIPTLYKPLASVDIDTKEEYTAQVERSDACAVPAASVVMEHVVTWEIAKAFLEKFGGDSIEEIQANVDNYLRQVEAY